A genomic stretch from Falco naumanni isolate bFalNau1 chromosome 4, bFalNau1.pat, whole genome shotgun sequence includes:
- the RP9 gene encoding retinitis pigmentosa 9 protein, giving the protein MSHGAPRGQEEEAAAGEAGEEAARGSQARPRSHPEPAASGGRTQGRHERKRKKLEAQQLQKLQHLESFYEKPPPGLIKENETKPEDCIPDVPGNESAREFLAHAPTKGLWMPLGKEVKVMQCWRCKRYGHRTGDKECPFFIKGNQKLEQFRVAHEDPMYDIIRDNKRHEKEMRIQQLKQLLEDSTSDDDDNSDDSDEDDEDGSSSSSSECKDKHKKKKRKKEKKKKEKKKKKKRKRKSSKSNEKSESD; this is encoded by the exons ATGTCCCACGGGGCGCcgagggggcaggaggaggaggcggccgcgggggaggcgggggaggAGGCGGCGAGGGGCAGCCAGGCGCGGCCCAGGAGCCACCCGGAGccggcggcgagcggcggcaGGACCCAGGGCCGGCATGAGAGGAAGCGGAAGAAGCTGGAGgcgcagcagctgcagaagctccagcacctggagtCCTT CTATGAGAAACCTCCCCCAGGGCTGATCAAG gaaaatgaaacaaaaccagaagactgCATACCTGATGTACCAGGCAATGAAAGTGCACGAGAATTCCTGGCACATGCCCCAACAAAAGGGCTTTGGATGCCTTTGGGGAAAGAAGTCAAAGTCATGCAGT gttggAGGTGTAAACGTTACGGACACAGAACAGGAGATAAAGAATGCCCATTCTTTATTAAAGGCAATCAGAAATTGGAACAATTTAGAGTA GCACATGAAGATCCAATGTATGATATAATAAGGGACAATAAAcgtcatgaaaaagaaatgag gataCAGCAACTGAAGCAGCTCCTGGAGGACTCTACCTCAGATGATGATGATAACAGTGATGACAGTGATGAGGATGATGAAgatggcagcagctcctcttcctcagaaTGTAAAgataaacacaagaaaaaaaagagaaagaaggaaaagaaaaaaaaagaaaagaagaagaagaaaaagagaaagcgTAAATCATCTAAATCTAACGAGAAGTCGGAATCTGACTGA